The genomic window attttatgattCTATTATTACTTATAATtagtttttcatttattttgttctttttaaTAGGATTATAATTCATATTATACAAAATTTTGATAATCAACttattatataataattacaATTACAAAACAAAAATTGCTACAGAGTGTAACGGATTCTATTATATAATAATTAGGGTGTCGGAATTTTGTCATGCACGCAACTCCTTCAAAAACTGCTATAAGGTGTAACGAATTTTGTATTCATGCAAACTAACATAAATCGCTACACCTTGTAGAGTTTACGTGTAATACCTAAACCATAGTATCTTGATGcgatttatatataattatgaaaattaTATTTGTATTTGCATATTCAAAAAGTTGTAATTTGATAAAGTTTTTCTCTAAACAATTTAAATGAGTAAATTATtccaaaatttattataaaaattatgttaaataaaaattagatatcaAATGATACTATAAGAATATAGAATTTACCTATATAATAAGCGCAAGTGTTTTAACCATACCCTACCTTAAGAGCAAAGCCAGACAATTGTTTGAAGGAGGATACTCTCATAAAGACGCGTAAAATGTCTTTTTGTAAAGACACTTATATGTCGCATAattattggacgtattaataaatcaattatttttGAATTGAGTCATGTTAGAGagccaatagaatatttgtacaatatgtacaatagactattgagttaaaaaatgaacatcagctctgataccatgtcatgatactacTCATCCCAAGAACTTCAGCTGATGGGAAAAGATAACATTAattgttatatctctaatactgaatTGGATatcctaaacctccattgtatacattgtacaaatattctattggctCCTTATACTTACTCAATTTTTTaacaaaccaaaataaaatcaattttttataacaataacaataaatccaATTGTTCCGATCAAACTGTGACTAATTTACATAACCCACtggattatgttttttttttgttgtttttttaaacaaatattaagaatatatttgtctttttatcaaataatttaaacataattcaattcaaattttgtAAATCGATCAAATTAAATtggatctaataattataatatagacaattaaatttattattattgctataATAAATCGATTTTgttctaatttattaaaaaataaattattcatcaatttaataaaatatctaATTTTATTATGACacatataaatatttaaaaaaaacatttttaattttttttatcaaagtgatctccttgtttgaaatGATCGTACCTGCACTCTCACCCATTTGAATAACGTTACAATATTTGAAAATTCCGTGCAGGATGATAATGATATACGTAGATATGCCATATGTCATGTATTATTTCAATGACTATTACAGTAAATATTTGATCCACATCAAAATAAAACCTCTCTAATAAGTTTATTTAGTGGATATATTAAATCATGTTATGATATTTGTTTGTACTACTTACATTTTTGTCTGATTATATAATTCATGAAGATTCAAGAGTAGTCTTAGGCAATCCATTGAATGAGAAACTAAAATTAGTAGTAAATTAATTTTTAGATGATGATTATTATTGTTTGATATTGTGCACCACCTGACCAGAAATTGTCCCCCCTGTGTAATGTGGTTGTCATTTCTTGATTGTCTTTGCTCTCGACCACGTACGCACAAAGACAAAACTGGCCCTGGTCCCCCACGTTGGCTCTTGCCCCCGCCGACCCAACCCTTATCTGATTCCAGGGACAAAGTCGTCCATGGCCATTTGGCAACACGGAATGCAGTGCAATCGGAGTAGTGGTTTTGGTCTTGTTATTCTTCTCTTCCTCTCCTCGCCGACTGGCCCCACACGCCAAAGACATATCGCCTCACATCTCTTTTTCTCCAACACATAAACCAACTTATGTGGTTAATTACCAGGCCTGTTCTCTTGTGTCTCATTATTTTGATGTTAAATTTGtctgattttttaaaataatttttttatattttaaaattatttattttttattatttaaaatagtaatttttattttttaataaattagacaTCAAAATTTAGACACTATATATAACAATTACTATATATATTGAAGATTGTAGAAGACTTAGAGAAGGGGGATTTAATTTATgaccttcttttactttaataaAATGACCCTTtaatttcaaactttaaatttgaaTCTGTTTGAATTTAGCAGTGGAacatttatgagacaatttggttttgtctcatgaattttattatttaaacatataaaaacatttaatttcaattttaaaaataatgtaTGATATAAGTTTATATCAATTAAACCAAGACAAATTAGATTATTGTTCTAAATCGAATTAATTTGACGAGATTTGATTtggtttttttattaatataattcgTAAGTAGTTGATGCTCGTTTAGTATTTTTGTATAAgagttaaataattttttttttgtaaaaaccaATATTGATGATTAAAAATTTGGATTTAAATgaaatataaaaattttgaattattttttcgATCAAtgtatttttattatgtttaatgATAATTTTACtatgtttaaaatataatttggTGCAAAGTATAATTAATTTTGGTGCTgtatattttgttattgttactttgatatatgattttgtgATTAATGTTGTTAGTTCTTATGCTATATAATCGGAACTAAATGAAATTAGTTATTGTGGTTATTTTTATGTGATTTTCATTTAGTAATGAGCTGATGAAATTCTTTGATTATAAATACGAATAATTTTAGTGTTGTTGTTAGTTTACAATGGTATCGTGCTTATAACACTCTTGTATTTTTGTAGTTTTTGTGTGATGTTGATGAGCAATTTGTGCCAAAAATTGTGATGACTTtttaacatatttaaaaaaattaaaaaattctacAAAAATCACTACCAGAAATGCGGTGATTAGTCACGGAAAAAACCgtgactaaaataaaaaaaaattgtggcGACTAAGCGTTAACAACGAATACATTTCCGTGGCTAACAAGGACGACGCCTTTTCAGTTAGCCACGGTTTTATGATACGTGGAGACATCTAAATAGCCACTGTTTTTACGTTATTGGCCACACTGTAAACCGTGGCTAAATGACAACAGTGTAACCAATGAGTGTAGTTTTGTTACAATTTTTCTGTGGCTAATATTAACAGGCTGGCCTTTTTTTGCCACATTTTTTCTGTGGCTAAACATTGCTGGGTTATTTAACCACGGTTTTTctgtggcaaaaaaaaaaaatcatgcacaAAAAATATTTGATAGGCTGGGTTTTTTGTCCACACTTTTTTCCGTGGCCAATATTATGAACTATTTACCAACTCATAAATCCGtagctaattttttttcaatttaaaaaaaaacactcaACTATAATTactaattgaatatttttttaaattaatattgcaTATATTTATTTCTATATATACATACTaacatattaaaataattttataacaataTAAACAATCAAAGCAACGATaataacattaaaataaaaaaaaatagcaaactaAGTAACAACAGTAAATTAAAGCATATGCATTGTTCATATATATAGTAAAGAAATAACAAAAGCCAAGTTTTATAATTCTgtacaacaaaaaataaaagtatCTCTAATAATAGTATAAACTAgacataaattaaaattaaaataaacatgaTACGAGGTGCATTATTCCGACTCAATGTGTGGCACAGAATCAGAAAAGGTAGGTACTTCATCACCGTATTTCTGTTGTAGAAATCTGTGGAGAGTTGCCACTTGACCTTCACCTTATTGAAGTTGTCTTTTTAAATCTGCAACATGCTGTTGCGATACACTGCTAGAACTTCCGCATATTGCCCCTCCAAAGATGCGCTTTGACTTAACAAAACCACTGAGACATGCAGCATTACTAAAGTCACGTACTCGCTTATCATTCTCAGGACCGCAAACTTTTACAATTGCATCATCCGGATGAGCCAAGACCTTTGAATGAATACCTTCAGTGGCAGCACGCTCTTGATCTTCAGATAAATACTCTGCTATTTTTTTTCACAAACAAATGCACATCGCATTGGAGTAGAGTATTGACATAATCAAggcatataaaaaaataaacagcCATATAAAATATAATTGAGACACTCACAGCTAATCGTTGTCCTTCCCCGCTTATATAACTCCCATCTTTCTTTAGCAAAGTTGATACAATAACCTCGCTTCGACATACAGGCCTTCCCAATTTCTTTCCTAATACAATAAATAGATATTAAAGGTAAtcacaaatttaattaaaagcgctaattttataataatagtaTAACAATACTAGactcaataataaaaaaaataataccaTCTGAGTTGTTCTTCTAGCATTGCTTTTACTTCCACCGGCATGTGAAACTATAAGTTTCTCACGATTTCTGGCGTTTTGCAAACATTGTTTCTATGATTTTAAAGAACAAGAAACAAGTAAATAAATGTTACCAGATATCCattataaatattcaataaaaataataaaaaagcatAGATCAATTATTTACCTTTGTTTTAGGATCCATATAATGATCCACAAAAGCAGTCCATTCAACAGGAAGTATGTCGGAGGGATTTGCAGCCAGAATTTCTACCTTTCTTTTGTTAGGAAAGAAGTATTCTCCCCGTAAATTATATTTATGGGCCTTCCATCTATCACCTAAGGTCCTCAGAGCCCATTTAATGCCAGCAGCATAATCAAGTATAGTCCAAATTTTTAACTTCCCAAAAAAATTTAATCCACCTAATTAACACTtccattcaaaaattaatttcaattaatacttaatataaataaataaataaattactgCAAGCTATCCTATTGTTTAGGCAAGAGACTACAAGACCTGATTGGACATAGAGTACAATACAACAGGTGTCTATTTTTAAAAGCTTCTACCTAAGTTCTATATGTATAGAAAAAAATTACATTCTATACCATAAAATTTACCAtccaataattttaaaatatatttatagttACACATATCCAAGAGAAGACAGAAAATTCACAAATATGCTTTGTGCATAGCAAACATAGAAGGAACCAAAACTAAAGGGAACAAAAACTGAGTTGTGTAAATTAAAAAACaggatgagaaaaaaaaaacaaccagCACAAAGTCAATAGATTGGACTCAAAGAGAAGTTAGAGTTTGAATAAACCTACCTTTAACCTTCACAAGCAGTGGCTCATTTTCATCTCTTTTATTCTTAGGTGCAGCAGGTTCTGGTAGATCAACACCACTTTGATTTAACATCTCCGTCTCTGAAATTTCATCCCCGTCATCATTGAGACTTATTTGTTCCAACCCATCTTCCGAACTCAAGTTTATGTCTTCACTTTGTCTTCGTAACTCTTCAAAGATTGATTGTCCGCAGATATTATGTTTATGCTTCATAGTATTCTAAATGCCTGCGACACAAAGTCATAGACAGCGTAAAAAGAattcagaaaaaataaaaatcaaataaaatagtgACATAAAATAGTTCATATAACAATACAAAAAGAAGTCAAATAACATACAAAAAGTTTCATAAATGTCCCTACATTTAACTAAATTAAACATTACTAAGTATAATCCAATACAACATATTTAGTAAGTTAATCATAGAGCATATTTAACAAGTTAAACTTAAATTCAGATTCAGAATATTTTTAAAGTTTCATCATTAATAATTGAAAGAAATCACTCATGTCCAACCATACTAAATCAATAATTTTCTACTTAAAAACTGGTAAATAATATTTGGTTCGGTCGGATAATGTTCCTCCGACCTTCTATAATTTCTTAAGTATTAAACTAAAATATGAACATCAAAAGTACGGACTCATATAACTAGATTCAAGAATATATGATTCATGAGGAATGAAAGGAAATTTTTgtagtaaataaaaaattttgaaaatatgaacaaCTATATCCACTTTCATAATAACTAGTTTAATAGCAGTAAATTTTATATCACTAAATGGGATTAGCATTCATTTTATTATATAAGTAAATTGAGAAGCCCATTATAGAAAAAATCCCCGTAGTAATGATGACTACGATTCCATTATGTGTTAGTGATATCAAATTATTTGCTTAAAACGTCACACATAATATGCATCATGTTAAAGAGAAAATTACCGTATTAGGAATTCAAGTGCTAGGTAGCTACTAGTCTTGTACCAATATTGGATTTGCAATTGATGCTCTGTACGAGGCAGGCAACAAAAGGATAATTCTTCACAACATCAAACCAAATAAGACAGACACATGCCCATTTCCAAACCATCATCTAATCCCTTCTTTTTTTCTGAAATACATAAATaccagataaaataaaaatttacaaaGGATCAAATTTGGAAAAAAATTGGAGAAGTTCTTGTTGTTGACGACAACGACGTTGAGCAGTGTGACCGAGTAAGAGCTGCGACCTGTGAGCGCAAAGCACGACTGTGAATGTTGAATGTCGCCTGAAGTGCGATGTCGGAGGCTGCCGGAGGTGCGAGGTCTGAGATCGGAGGAAGAGACCACAGGCAGAGGTACAGCAGCGTCAGCGAGTGAGAGCTGTGACCTGTGCGCGTGTATCACGAGCGTTGATGTTGCCAGCGGCGCGAGATCGGAGGCTGGCGGGGGTGCGAGATCTGAGCTCGAGGAGACGGATACATGCAGAGGCGGATTAGGGCCGGCGAGTGAAAGTTTGAATGAGCTCCGAAGACTAAAACCTCAAAGTGGTCCTTGAAATTGGGCGAGTTACCCATACTTGTCCTTGACTTTCAAAATTCCCTAATAGCATCCCTGACATTCAGCTCCGGGACCCATAGTTGTCCTGCAACCCTTTCCGGCGCCAATTCAGCAAACGGAGGGATGATCTGGCACCTCCAATGCCACGCTGGAGCCAGCAACGGCTAGCTGATGTGgcaaatctgaattttgtacccAATCTGGTCCCTGGTCCCATTAAAACCCTAAAAGCTAAGATCATCCTCTTCATCGCCTGAGCTTCAAACTGCTGCTGCTGATTCCTTCTCAGATCATCCTCTTCATCGCCTCCAGCTCCAGGTAATAACACATACAGAGAATTTTAAGAATATGCATCTTCTTGCAGAGAATTTTTCAATGTTTGGTGGAATCCCTCCGACTTCTCGAAGATTCCCACAATAATCCAAAATAAGTACCTTCAAGAAGGTACATCCTTCAATGCATGCAGGAAGAATTGTGAAACTGTTGGATGATAGATTCAGCTCTTTCACATTGACTAACCAAGGAACACTCCTTTGAAGAAACTCATTTGATACATTGcagtttctgaaatcaaagtgtTGCTGATTGGAAAACACAACTGAGCTTATTTGCTCCTCAACTTTCTCTTGTGAATGTAACAGCAAACCATCACAGTTTCGAATTCTCAAGCACTTAAGCTCTTTCATCAGAAAAATGCTACTTGGCAACAGAACAATCTTAGAGTGCCACAATTCTAATCTTTCAAGCCTAGTAATATAACGAATTGAAGGTGGGAATTCTTTTATTGGAGTGTATTCTAACTCAAGTTTTGTTAAACTTTCCATCTTCCCTAATATTTCTGGAAAACTCTCAAGACTTGAACAAGACGAAACGCGGAGTTGCTGGAGAGCAGGCAACATAAGGTCTGGAAAACTCCTAAGCTTGCAACAACCCTTTGCATCCAACATTCTAAGTTTATTTAGCAACCCAACTGATTTATGAACTTCAGTTAAGTTCTTACACCAACAGAAAGACAATTCTTCCAAATGTGGGGCAACAGATAAATCAGGTATTTGTTTTAGGTGCTGGCAATTGCTGAAATTCAAAACTCTAAAATTTATGAACTTCTGCCAAAGAAAAAGTaatataaatcaaataaataagctTAAAATGGATAAATTAATGTTCATGATTATAAAAAAGATAGACTTCTTGTATTGTACTTGCCTTTTGCTTTTGAAAGAAACTAATGAGTGATGATATGGAACTATCTGGTAACCACAATATGGCTATTTCCTTTGgataaaaatcaaatgggaaaatTTGTGAAGGATATCCTCTCCATTTAAGCACTTTCAAACTATTTGAAAGATGTTTGGGACTGTCTGAAAAGTCACCTTTATTAATAACAATTGTTCTGAGATTATTCATCTTCATGAATGCTACACCATCCCAATTAAGTTTTTCATCAGCTTTGGGGAATGCTAGCTTGATAATTTCAATTTTATGGCTACCCTGCTAGCCCATAAAAGCACCAAACAACTTCAGATAGATAATGACCTTAACATATTATTTAAAGAATTAAAGGAAAAAtaagagttaatactcaaaatgattCTTCAAAGATCACACATAAGTCAATTTAAGTCATACATAATCTTTTATGAATCAATTTGAGCATTGTAAAAGAGAAACCAACTTACCTTGTCTTGTTCCAAAACACGTTTTGCATCCTCAAAGTTCCAAATCCTGCTACGCCCTCGAGGCTCTTCAGACTCTTGTCGAACGATTTCTCTACCCATATCTTGAATCAAATCATGTAACATCACTCTATCATCTTCAATCTTCACCAAAGACTTATCAATCAAAACTCGCATGCTGTTCTTGGGGCAAAAGCCGTGATGAAGAGGATGATCTAAGAAGGAATCAGCAGTAGCAGTTTGAAGCTCAGGCGATGAAGAGGATGatcttagcttttagagttttaATGGGACCAGGGACCAGATTGGGTACAAAATTCATATTTGCCACATCAGCTAGCCGTAGCTGGCTCCAGCGTGGCATTGGAGGTGCCAGATCATCCCTCCGTTTGTTGAATTGGCGCCGGAAAGGGTTGCAGGACAACTATGAGTCCCGGAGCTGAATGTCAGGGATGCtgttaggaaattttgaaagtCAAGGACAAGTATGGGTAACTCGCCCAATCTCAAGGACCACTTTGGGGTTTTAGTCGAGCTCCGAAACTGAAAGATAAAATGGGGGGCGGTTTTGATTCAAGCTTGGGGTTTTTGATGCAGATTAAAGCGTGATTTGAATTAAGCTCGGTCTTTTTGATGCAAAttctcaaattaaaataaaattatgagtTTAGTTCTTTTGTGTAttgagtaaagtattatttttgtccccaacgtttggcgTAAGTCCTaaaattgtccctaacgtttcaatcgtcctatttaagtctctaacgtttcaaaattgactcaatgttgtcctgccgttagggatccgttaacagaattgacggcgggaaaaaattgagacgattttgaaacgttagggacttaaataggacgaaaactttggggacaaaaacgatacataaaaataaattttaatttaattttatgtttcaataatatcaattttttactgtacatagtattcaattatttttttaattacatctaagtaaattacacttaattacattactttcattttaaataaatttatttttttataattttaaagaattttgatacattagagacaaaaggtataatttatattttattgtatatatattatttttttcttttctgcaagtttatatactagttattctacaaatatttcataataactaaaaatctttaagagtaaaattataaaaaaaataatttatttagaatgaaagtaatatgattaagtgtaatttacttagatgtgattaaaaaataattgaatactatgtatagtaaaaaattgatattattgaaggataaaattaaaatttatttctatgtatcgtttttgtcctcaacgttttcgtcttatttaagtccctaacgtttcaaaatcatctcaattttgtcccgccgtcaattctgttaacggatccctaacggcaggataacattgagtcaattttgaaacgttagggacttaaataggacgattgaaacgttagggacaactttgagacttatcccaaacgttagggacaaaaacgatactttactcttgtgtatttataaaaaattatcatTTATGTCAATATATAATGATTCATTTTGTATATAATATTCATTTATCTAAGTTTATAGAgtgcttttaaaaaattatatttaaataattagaaTGACTTCATGATCCACATCTAATTTTTATACCGCtaatgaaaaacataaaaaaaatcataattaacGTACCTTAGTAATTCTCAGTGGCAGCACTGGGAAGGAAGGAAAAGAAACCAACTATTAGGATTCCTGAAAAAAAAATTGCACCCTACTATTTATCTGAAGTTAATTACGGtttaaatttaagaaaaagataaactgcataaaaattttttgaaaggaaTGGAGGGAATGACCAAATTAGGCGCGAAATTGAAAGTGGATATCATTGGGTATGTGGCAAATGagaaaatttatttcaaattggCCACGGTCCACGGACAAACGAAAATGTTGGAAAATTCCATAAAATTTAGCCACAGACATATAATACGTTGCCAATGGTTAACACAGTCATTAAACTTTGTCACTGTTTATCGTTCGTGGGTACCTTCCCGTTGGTAACTCCAGTGTTTTTGGTAGTTAATTATTCTAAACTTGCAGATTGTTCTACTAGAATAAAAAACACAATTaggaagagaaattaaatttaaaaaaatatgaatatagTTTAAATGATACCACAAAGCATTGAAATTAGTTAACGATGACGACACATAAAACAAATTCAATTTAAAACAAACATACATGCATGTAAATTTTAAATCCAGAAAAGTCATCAATATGACTTAAATGACACCAAAATTATTACAATTATCTTACATGAACTAATTACACCAAATTCAAGTCAATGAAACCAATTGCACTTTATTTAAATTCAGAATGCATTGAAATTACTTAATGACGATGACATACAAACAAATTCACTTCAAAATAAGCACACAAACTAAATTCAACAATCCACAAAAATACATGCatataaattttaaatctaaAAAAGTCATCAATATAGCTTAAATGATACCAGAAGGGCTATAATTATCTTGCATGAATTAATTATACCAAATCTAATTCAATGAGCCTAAGTACaccttatttaaatttaaaatacacTAAAATTACTTAACGATGACAACACATAAATAAACTCAGTTCAAAATAAGCACACAAACAATACTCAATTAATCACAAAACACATCCAAATTAATTTTGGATTAGAAAAAATCATGAATATGGCTTAAATAACACCAGAATCACTATAACACATTTAAATCAGAATTACACCAAAAGTAATTAATGATGACAACACATGAACTCAACTCAGAACAAGCACACAAAGTCACAAACAAGACTCAATCAACCACAAAAATACATGCATGTAAATTTTAAATCCAGAAAGTCATCAATATGTTGTTCATAATTTTTGTTTTCACCCTCTTAACAAAAATTTGTGTCACGGTTAAGAAATTTCaatgtcaaaattaaaaaatttctgAAACTACTCCTCCTCCCTCTtatgtataattcaaaactcctCCTTCGcctctttcttctcctccttcttctctttcttgttttaccttctcatagttctttttgttttactctcttaataagaataaaaataaaaaaatcaaacaaaaaagaagaaacatataatgttacaaaattacccaaaaagaggagaaaaagaaaaaaaaaacgcaacaacaacaatatataAAAGAATGGTATGATGATGAAGAGAAAACATGCGAAAACAAAGAACGAAGAATGTGAAGTaggaagaaagggaggaagaacACGGGATACAAACGTCCATATTAGTGGGAATAGTTGGAGCGTGTATTTACACTCTCACTAATAAaactgatttttgttaaatttaaaccaacttaattaaatttaattgtaaaaaaaacttaaacaaaactaataataaaatataacaaacaaaaatgagaatgaaaaaaatatatcatttttatgtttgtttgaaattttaaaatttaatttttaaaaatattttttacttaaaATGTAAAATTTTATTCTCATTCAAAAAAATTGGGTATTTAAATTTCCATGACAAGGGAATAAATTTCAAAAACGATGTTGACTCAAAAACACTTTTATTTTCATACACTAAAAAAATAGTGGATAAAAGAATCAATAGctcattttattatattttttagaataattatctaaattagttttcaaaaattttaaaattgaatattttaattctaataaaaattaatatataaaaatattctcAAAATTTTACTTGAGNNNNNNNNNNNNNNNNNNNNNNNNNNNNNNNNNNNTTATATTTTAGTGGAATAATTACCCAAATTAGttctcaaaaattttaaaagcggATATTTTAATCCCAAAAAGATATTAATACACAAatcaattctcaatatttt from Arachis ipaensis cultivar K30076 chromosome B09, Araip1.1, whole genome shotgun sequence includes these protein-coding regions:
- the LOC107616383 gene encoding TMV resistance protein N-like, with the translated sequence MRVLIDKSLVKIEDDRVMLHDLIQDMGREIVRQESEEPRGRSRIWNFEDAKRVLEQDKGSHKIEIIKLAFPKADEKLNWDGVAFMKMNNLRTIVINKGDFSDSPKHLSNSLKVLKWRGYPSQIFPFDFYPKEIAILWLPDSSISSLISFFQKQKKFINFRVLNFSNCQHLKQIPDLSVAPHLEELSFCWCKNLTEVHKSVGLLNKLRMLDAKGCCKLRSFPDLMLPALQQLRVSSCSSLESFPEILGKMESLTKLELEYTPIKEFPPSIRYITRLERLELWHSKIVLLPSSIFLMKELKCLRIRNCDGLLLHSQEKVEEQISSVVFSNQQHFDFRNCNVSNEFLQRSVPWLVNVKELNLSSNSFTILPACIEGSGGDEEDDLRRNQQQQFEAQAMKRMILAFRVLMGPGTRLGTKFRFATSASRCWLQRGIGGARSSLRLLNWRRKGLQDNYGSRS